A segment of the Terribacillus aidingensis genome:
GCAGATAAGACATTTGCTTCCCGCTTATTATTGGGAACAGGCAAATACCCGTCATTTGAGGTACAGGTAGAGGCGGTCGATATTTCGAAGGCAGAGATACTGACATTTGCTGTGAGGCGGATGGATATCTTTGAGCCATCTCAGCCAAATTTCCTGGAACAGCTGGATCTGGAAAAGTACTCTTTACTTCCGAATACAGCAGGGGCAAAGACAGCAGAAGAGGCTGTTCGTATTGCCAAACTGGCTAAAGCTTCGGGTTTATGCGATATGGTGAAGGTGGAAGTGATTGGCTGTGACCGGACATTGCTTCCTGATCCAGTTGAGACACTGCGGGCATCTGAAATGCTGTTGGAGGAGGGCTTCATTGTCCTGCCTTACACGTCGGATGATGTTGTATTGGCCAAGCGGCTCGTGGATCTGGGAGTACATGCGATTATGCCAGGTGCATCGCCAATTGGTTCGGGAAAAGGTATCATCAATCCTTTCAACCTGCGTATGATCATTGAACAGAGCAGTGTACCGGTCATTGTTGATGCTGGTATTGGTTCTCCTAAAGATGCTGCGTATGCAATGGAGCTCGGGGCTGATGGTGTCTTGTTGAATACAGCTGTGTCCGGAGCTGCAGACCCTGTTCGAATGGCATATGCGATGAAGCTGGCTATTGAAGCAGGTCGTTTAGGTTTTGAAGCAGGAAGAATTCCTGAAAAAAATTACGCAGTAGCTAGCAGCCCGAATGAAGGTTTGTTTACCTGATGAAGGATCGTTATCGGAAACAGGAGCTGTTCATCGGCAAGGATGGGCAGGCACAGGTGGAAAACGGTAAAATTGTCTTAATTGGGATGGGAGCATTAGGCTCTGCTTCTGCAGAGATGCTTGTACGTGCTGGTATTGGAGAACTGATGCTTATTGATCGGGATTATGTTGAATTCCATAATCTCCAGCGCCAGCAGCTGTATACAGAGCAAGATGCTGCTGCCTATTTGCCGAAAGCTTCTGCAGCAAAGGAGCGACTACAGGCAATCAATCAACAAGTGACGCTGCATACCGTGATTGAAAATGTTGATTACCATAATATCGAGCGCTTGATTGAAGATGCTGATGTAATTGTGGATGCTACCGATAATTTCGAGACACGTTTAATCGTCAATGATGCAGCATTGAAGCACGGTATTCCGTACTTATATGGTGCATGTGTGGGCAGCTACGGGATAACCTACCCAGTGCTCGCCGATAAAGATACTCCATGTCTTCACTGTCTCTTGGAACAGCTTCCGCAGCAAAGCGAAACATGTGATACGGCAGGAATCATCAGCCCGATTGTCCAATGGGTGGCGGCGATGCAAGTGACACAAGCATTACGAATCTTATGCGGTCAGGAAGTAAAGGCAGAACTATGTGCATTTGATATTTGGACAGGGGATTATACGAGAGTGGACGTGAAAAACCTTCGCAATTCAAGTTGTCCCAGCTGCGGCACACATGCAGTATTGCCTTTTTTGAATGGCTCCTCCCAGACGAGACTGGATGTCCTTTGCGGAAGAGAGGCAGTCCATATAAGGCCTAGCGCCAAAAAATCATTGAACCTGCGAGCTTTATCTGAAGAGTGGGTTTGTGCAGTCGACCAGATCACTGTTAATGAATACTTGCTGGCTTTTCAATACAAGGGTCATAGATTTGTGCTATTTGCTGATGGCAGAGCAATCATTCATGGTGTGGCTGACATAAGCCGGGCGCGTTCCCTTTATGACAGTCTTGTCGGATAATGTTGTTAGAATTTTCAGTTGACTCTGTATCTTATTCATGCTAAACTCCTTCATAACAAATGAATATATAAAACTCTTATCAAGAGCGGCGGAGGGACTGGCCCGATGATGCCCGGCAACCTGCAAGTGTAACTTTGACTTGTATAGGTGCTAATTCCTGTAGATGAGAGAAGACACAGTACGGTACATTCGTCTCCCTGTCCTCTCAGGGAGGCTTTTTTTTTATGCAGAAAATCATTCGAGGAGGCAAAACAGATGACAGCAGTGAAGATTGGATTGATAGGATACGGCACAGTAGGAAGCGCTGTAGGGAGGACGATCCGCTCCCATCAGGAGAACCTGCAGACGATTTTCGGGAAGGAGGTACATGTGGCAGGTGTCTTGGTGCGGGAAAAGAAGAAGTATGCGCAGCAAGTGACGGACGCATTGCTGACAGATGATGCAGATGAGTTGTTCTCCATATCTGATCTTGATGTGATCATCGAAGCGAGTGTCGGAATTGAGCCTGCTTTCAGTTATCTAACGGAAGCAATCCAGCACGGCTGTCATATAATCACAGCGAATAAAGAATTGATTGCTTCCCGGGGCGCGGAGCTGAAGCAATTGGCAAAGGATAAAGGTGTTCGGTTGGAATATGAAGCAGCAGTCGCGGGCGGTGTACCGGTGATTGGGACGTTGAAGCAGCTTCTGCATATTAACCATGTCGTCAAAGTAGAGGCGATTTTAAATGGCACATCCAATTTCATTCTGACGGAAATGTCCGATAAGGGCCTTCCATTTGGAGAGGCGCTGCGTCTCGCGCAGGAAGCTGGTTTTGCAGAAGCAGATCCCGCCAATGATGTTGATGGCTGGGATGCGTTTTATAAACTAATGGTGTTGAGTGATTTGTTATTTGAAGCTCAGCCGTTTTGGGAGAAGGTCACGCGCAGGGGAATCCGTTCGGTTTCCTCACAGGATATCCGTGCAGCCGCAGAACAAGGGTGGAAAATTAAACATGTTGCCACGCTTGAAAACGCGGGCGGAGAAGTGACGGCATCTGTAGAACCAGTCATCCTAACAGCTGCACACCCGTTGTACAGTGTAGATGGAGTAGATAATGCTGTATGTGTGGAAGGTGATCTGGTTGGCAAGCTGAAGCTTCAAGGGCCAGGTGCCGGCGCCCTGCCGACGGCCAGTGCCATCGTCGAGGACTTGGCGAACCTCGTCCATCAGCGGAAAGAAATCAGTGTAAAACGCGAAATCAAATTCACGGAGAAACGGGAGGCAGTTCCTTATGTTCACTTGCCGTCTGGTGAGACAGTTCTTCTTCACGGAGAAAACGTTGCATCTGATGGTCGCTATTATCGACTTGCTGCAAGAGCACAGGCTAAGGCAGAGGCTTAATGTAGGAAGACGATAAGATGGACAAAAAGAAGGTGTACATATGATGACTTATGTATGCCTTTTTACATGCTTATTCTAATAAGCACTGCCTCTTTTGACCTATTTTTTGTATAATGAGGAAGTACATAGAGAAATGTGCAATATTTTAGGTAAGGGGTAGATTTTATGGTAGCTTGTCCGTCATGTGGACACAACAATACGGAGGGGAGTAAGTTTTGCGAGAATTGCGGTGCAGCTTTACAAGGGCAAACTGCAGCAGGTCACACACAGCAAGAAGCAGTTTCATCGGGTGAAAGTGCCAAGGCGAATGAGTACCTTGAGGTCACAAAACAGGCATCATTATCATTTTTCCATTATTTTGCTGATGTGATTAAACACCCATTTAGCTCAGGTAAGCGCTACGGTGTTAGCAATCTGACGAATAGCATCATCACGATGATTCTCTTCGCTGTGTTTTTAGGATTGACAGTTTATATCGGGATGAAGAATTTATTAAAGGAAATAAGCACTGTACCTCTTTTTGGAGACATGCTAAGTGCGGATGAACTAGACATTGAGTTATCATTTGTCGAGTTTGCCATCAAGCCGTTCATTTTCTTTGCATTTTTTGTTTTCGTGGTGGCAGTTTTGGTATTTGCTGCGAGCAAACTCTCAAAGATTGAAACAAGCTTCAAATCTATAATAGTTAGGTACGGGAGCTATTTAATTCCTTTCCTAGGATTAGTAGCATTAGGTTTCCTGCTTGCACTAGTAAATATTAATCTTTTCTTGTGGTTTACTACTATTGGTTTCGTTGGCACGTTTTTCATTGTGCCTGTGCTTGTGCTGGTAAGCTTATATCGTGATAGCAGAAGTGGCTTGGATATTGTATACAGCTCTTTATTTGTTACTATCTGTACAATGATTGTTTTGTATATCGCTCAAAGAATGTATTTGGAAGAACTAATAGAACAAATGGAAGAACTCATGAATCAATTTTCAATCTTTTAATTAGGAAAAGAGACAGGAAATCCTGTCTCTTTTGTTTTACTCAATATTCGTCAGCTTCCAATCGTCTCCCGATTTCTCTGCTGTGTATGTCCAATCATAATCCTGTTGTTCGGAGGTTCCATCGCTGTATGAGATTGTAATTGTTTCTTTTGTTGTGATAGTTGCCGAATCACCGTCTTCTTCATAGCTTGTAATCTCGTAATCATCCAGGGATTCTGTGATGCTTTTGGATGTCAAATTATCAACAAGTGTCTGTTGGGATTCGTATAACGCTGATCCTTCTGCCATATATGGAGAAACGCTGCTGAAGCTATCATAATTAATTGCGTCTATTAAGCCATACAGGTAGTTGTCCATCAATGTGACTGCTGTGTCAGGAATATCTCCTTCAGCACTGCTGTCAGCCGTTTTTGTTTCATCGGATTTACTGGATCCATCCGCTTCATATAACGTAGGCTTCTTGTTCTCCACTATCTCGGTGTTTTCACCGATGGAGCTGAAATAGTTATAATCTGCGTCATATGCTTGCCATTTCTTTGCTTTTTCATCATAGATCATGACGTAATTGAGTTCATGGGACTGCTCTTCTAGCTCAGTTGATGCTCCATCATAAATCTCAGCTTCATTGAACATTTGGCTGACATCAGCTGTTACCGCCCAGCCGGTGTCCAATTTGGTTACATTAAATGTATCCAGGTCGAATTCCGATGATAGGTAGGAACCCTCGTAGGAATAATCCCAAGAATCCAAACTGTCGATTTCGTCTTGGACCATCTGCTTAAATGGTTTTCCGGCATCTTTTAGCAGACTTGTGTCTTTTGCAGCTTTGGCATTTGCCAGCTGATCACCTACTGCATTGATCTGATCCATGATTTGTTTTCTCGTATCTTCTGTTATAGAACCTTCCACTTGCAGGTCACTGTATGGATTCGTATCCTCGCTGTAGAGGTCCATACTTTCTGTTGCAGCCATTTCTATCATATCGTGTGTCAGTTCAGCTGATACTTCGTGAGTACCTGGTACAAATGGGCCATATGTCTTTTCGAAGTCATCTGCGTCTGCTTGTCCAACTTCTTTCCCATCTACTTTAAGCACCGTATCTTTATAAGCAGTAGCTAGGGTTATGTAATATGGCTGAACGTTAATTTCGTAATTATCATACAGAAGAAGTTTTTTCCCATCCTTAGAAAGGTGGATAGGACCAGTGGCATACGCAACTGTTTCCTCTGTTTGGCTTCTCATATCCGCTACTAAAATGTCCAATTCTTCCGGATTTTCATTGTAGTAAGCTATGAGTCCCTGTACGGAATCCTCATCAATCTTGAGCTCTTTATCATCTGTAGTAAGGACCTTCGCGAGTTTCTTTGCATCTTTCTCTGCTAAAGCCGTTTCAAACTCGTCGATCACCTTATCTTTACTGGTCATTGCTTCACCAGTCTTGTAGCCGACAAACAAGATAATCAGTACTGCGATGACACTCGCTAGGATGATCTTGTTCTTCTTACTCATTTTCTTCTTGGGTGCGGTTTGCTGCTGGCGCTGGGGAGTGGGTGTTCCGCTTGCGCTTGTGCCGCAGTTATTACAGAACTGGGCGCCAGGCTTCAGTTCTTTACCGCATTCTTTACAGAACTTCATAAGTTCTCCTTTCCCTGTCTCATCAGGATAATAGTATAAAAATAATAAAGACAGCATTATTATTATAATCTTATCCTACTAAATATCTAGATGGTTAAGGGAATTAAATTGGAAAAATGGAAGTTTTATTAAATAAATCCAGTCAAAAGGGCCTTGGTGACTGTAGAAATTGATAATATAAATTAAACAAGAATTAAAGCCGTTTACAGGTTATAGTCAAAACGGACCATATCTCGGCACTGAATACCGTTTTCAAAAATAGGTTCTTCATAGTGGCGAAGAAAGAAATCATGCTCTATTGTTTTCATTCGGAAACCGCATTTTTGGTAGAAGGCGATTTGATCTATACTTGAATTGCCTGTCCCTACTTCCAATTTAGTATAGCCTTGTATGCGGGCTTGCCCAATGGCGTGGTGGATGAGTTTTTTACCGACCCCCTTACCTTGATCGGCTTCTCTTACTGAAATATTAACTACTTCCGCGGTGTCTGATCTAGTCTGCAATAGAACATAGATGCCGGAGATTTGATTGCCTATTTCTGCAATAAAACTGCTTCCAGAACGAAGGTATGCCTCTATCTTTGTTTTAGAAGGGTCTGCTTCGAGCAAAAGGTCCATGGGCGGGGTTTCAGTTGGGTGGAGCTTTCGTATCTTCATTACATCACTCCTCTTAGGTACTATAGTAGTTATTAAAAAGGCTGCCGAAATCATTCAGCAGCCTTTTATTACGGCAGGTATTTGACAATCATGACAGAACATTTCGCGCGTTTCGCTACACGGCTGCTGACACTTCCGAGGACGATTTCCTGGAGGGGATTCAGTCCGCGGCTGCCCATGATAATGAGATCAGCTCGGGTATCACGTGCATGCTCTAAGATCATGGGTACAGGTTCGCCGTGTTTCATGATCAGTTTGTAATGGATGGATGCTGCTTCGAACGCATCGCGGAAACGCTGGAGCTTTTCGTCACGTTTGCTTTGCAGTTGAATTGGATCCGTGCTGTGCAGAACATCTGCTTTTGTCTTTTCATAATCAAGTACTTGAATTCCTTCTACGTGGGTTCCCGGCTGTAGCTTTGCCAACTGTATGGCATGCTCTGCTGCAAGGAAGGAGTGGTCGGATCCGTCAATTGCCACTACGATCTTCTTATACATGGATGCACCGCCTTTTAATGGTTTGATACGTTCACATGTGCTGAATCGCTAGTTGTCAATTTGTGCATGAGTGCTTGGCTATCCTTGTTCAACCCCTCTAAGTAACGTAGGAGTCCTTCTCCCTGAATTTTAGCACGATTTTGTCAATGGCTGCCACTGCGGAGTCATCCTATACATGCGTGTTGGTGAAAGTGAGTGTTACTTGTTTTGCTGTATTCCCATATTAGTACTCAAAGCGATGAACAGAGAACCTTTGATAGTGTAGGGGTGTAATCGATAATTGTTGTTACTTTTTTCGACTTTCATTTTATTTTTAGAAGAAAAGTTGTCGAAAAAAGAGTGCATACAAACGTTTGTACAATTAATTCAACTTTACAATATCGGGTAGACAGTGGAATGGGCGCTTTATAAGCATATATAGTAAAAAGGCAGTACACATTTTTTCGCATGTGTACTGCCTTTTTGAGTGTATGCCCTTCCAAAGTGAATGGCTGATGCAAATGTTACAGCCGCACAGATCGCATCCAGACACCGATGCTTAAAAATATAACCCCTGTCAAAAGAAGAATACTAATAATGACGGGCGTTTGAGCTGCGGCATCGAATAAAGTGATCTGCAGACCGAACGTTTCTTTGAATTCATCCAAAATGGGGGCGGGAGCACCGGCAAAGGTAGTTTCCATAGCAGGCTGCATCAGAACGTCACGCAGTGCTGCAACCCCATAAGTCGGGGGAAAGAACTTGGTTATTTCCTGTACGAATACTGGCAGCTGTCCGATAGGAATATAGATTCCAAGCAGGAATCCGGATAGGGTGCCAACCAGAGTACCCATGGAAGAGAATGATTTCCGGGATCGGATTAAAACTGTAATGGCAAATAGGAAGGCGGCTGAAGAAAAAGTGATTAGCATGATTAAAACGATTGCCAATAGCAAGCTGTTCCAACTGACGGTAGGTTTGTCAGTCAGCCAAAAGTAGCTTTGGGCCAGCAATAATGCGCCTACAGAAAATAGAACAGCTATAAGCCAAGCGGATAATAAATATCCGATAACCAATTGGGTCCGGGTGATAGGTGTAATCAGCAGTGCGTGCAGCTGATTGCTCGCAGCATCCTCGATCATTGTGCCCAATACGGAAAGCGTGACTGTCAGTGAAATAACAACGATGATCCCGGCTAGAAGCCAGCTTTGCATGAGCTCTTTCATGCCGGCGGCTCCCTGCGCTGCTTGCTGGGCACTATCAGTTGTCACATCAGCGAGAAAAAGCAGATAAAGAACGATGATGATACCAGTCGTGAGTAAAGACATGAAGACAGCAGTTTTGTCACGAAAATATAGTCGGTTAGAGCGCTTTGTCAGCTGCCAGATTGTGTGCATGTATATTCTCCTTTACTAAGTTAATGAATACATCGTCCAGACTGCCTTTGATTAATTCAAAATCTGTGACAATACCTTCTAAATCTCGGAGGATATGGTATGCTTGCAAGCTATTTGAAACTAAAATCTGGAAAAAATCGTTCTTTAGGCTATAGCTGTAACGATGTTCACCTAAATACCTTACTGTTAATTCGTTATCGTTCACTTGTAAGCGCAATGTATCTGAAGCGTAAAGCCGTTTTAACTCTGCGGGTGTTCCTTGTGCTTTGATTCTGCCTTTATCAATGACAACAATTTGATCGGCTTCTGCTGCTTCTTCCATGTAATGCGTTGTCAGAAAAACAGTCATCTGGAGTTGCTGCTGCAGACTTGCAATGGTCTTCCATACATCGACTCTTGTTTGTGGATCCAGACCCGTTGTCGGTTCATCTAAAAATAGAATTGCTGGCCGGTGAAGGAGAGCCCGGGCGATTTCTGCACGCCGTTTCTGTCCGCCTGACAGCTGCCGGAATTGCTTTATAAGGATCGGTTCCAGCTGCAGGGTTTCGGTTACCCAGGAGATACTCTTCTGAGTCTCGTTTTTTGACAACCCATAGAACCTCCCCCACATGTCGAGATTCTCCTTTACGGTCAAAACATCATCCAGTACGTTATCTTGAAAAACCAAGCCGATCCGCTTGCGAATTTCTGCATCATTCTTGCCTGCTTGGAAGCCATCGACGAAGATAGATCCCTTTGACTGCTGGAGGCGGGTGGCGATCATATGGATGGTCGTCGATTTTCCCGCGCCATTTACGCCTAGAAATGCGAAAAGATGCCCTTTCTCCACATCAAAGGATATGTCATCCACCGCTTTAAACTTGCCATAGCTTTTCGTTAGATTTTTAATTCTAATTATTTTCATTCGCTCCAGCCTTCTTCCTTTTATAATTAGCCAGTTCTTCATTCAATTGCTTTGCTTCAACACTATGAATAAGGCGGTAGATGATCCACAGGACAATATAAATGAAGATAACAAGAGCAAATAATAACGCGAGCAGCTTCCAGTTACTTGTATCAAACCAGCCGAAGAGGGCAGCGGAACCTGTGAAAGTACCCAACACAACAAAGAGGAACAGAAGTGAGCGTGTAAAGATGTTAGACTCATTTGCTCGACCCAGAATCAAAATCTGTATCCACGTAAGGACAAAGGTAATAAGCAGGTTTTGAGGTACAAGGGCAATATCCATTGTGCTATTTCCGATAAAGAGATAAATGTATATGCTTGTTGCCAAAATAGAGAACATAAACATGATGCCCCATGATTGGATGAAACTTACAAAAGTCTTCATCATTCATTCCTCCTTGCCAATTCCGAGTTTATGTTTGAGCTGCGGTACGTATTGCCTGGAAATCATTACTTTTTCTCCGTTCGTGAGGGTGGCTGTAAGTTTACGGCCCAGTGCGGGCTTTAGTTTTTCCACCTTGGAGAGATTGACGATAACAGATTTGGATATACGTATAAGATCGGGACTGAAATGCGACTCCTCAATTTGGTACAGCTTTAATGAGGATTGATATACAGCGTTCTTATCATAAAGAAATACAGAATTATCTACTGACTCGATATAGTAGATAGAGTCAGGCTGCAGAAGATGCACTTCTCCATTCCTCTCTCCAGACAATCTTTCCTTGCTGGAGGCCGATAAGATTTTGGCGAGCTCCAAAATGCGAGAGTCTGTTTGACGGCAAGTGATTTGCACTTCGGTTTCGAGGCAATTATCGTCCTCTTGAATTGTGATTTTCATTGAGCGCCTCCTGTCTTTTATTTATTCGTATTTCCAGTGTAACGGTCAGCAGAGGAAAAACAATACCAGATGGTGTATCCTGCCAATAAGAGCAGTTAAGCTGCCATCTATGTATTGATCAAACGTTTGATAAAGATCGCTGACCGGGAAAAAGTAAATGATGAAGGAGGAGAATACAATGAAAACTGTTACCCTGCCGGATGGAACGGAACTCACTGCGATCGGACAAGGAACTTGGAATATGGGGGATGAAGACTCAAGGCGTCATAATGAAATTCAGGCTTTGCGCACAGGCATTGATCAGGAACTCCAGGTGATTGATACAGCAGAAATGTATGGAGACGGCCGCTCGGAACGCCTGGTACGGGAGGCGATAGCTAACCGCCGGGGGAATGTATTCCTTGTTTCGAAGGTGCTGCCATCCAATGCATCGTACGATGATGTGCTAGCAGCCTGCGACCGTTCCTTGGAGCGGCTAGGAACTGACTATCTGGATTTGTATCTGCTTCATTGGCGAGGAAGAGTGCCACTGGCAGAAACAGTGGCGGCTTTTGAACAGTTGAAGGAAGAAGGAAAGATTAAGCGCTGGGGTGTATCGAATTTCGATACAGATGATATGGAAGAGCTGTGGAATGTAGAAGACGGACAGAATTGTGCAGTCAATCAAGTGCTCTATAATCTTACTGCGCGAGGAATTGAATATGATCTGATTCCATGGCAGAAGGAAAAAGGTATTCCAATTATGGCGTATTGTCCGTTAGCGCAAGGTGATCGTAAGGAGATTCTGCACAATGCTGAAGTTCGTGAACTGGCAAAAACATATGATGTGTCCGTTTCCCAGATTGCTTTAGCGTGGACGATTCAGTCAGGACATGTGCTCAGTATTCCAAAAGCGGGACAGGCTCCTCATGCGGTAGAAAATGCGGAAGCTGCAAATCTTGTATTAAATAAAGAAGATCTTGCAAAATTAGACAAGGAATTCCCGCCACCGACGTCGAAAGTACCGTTGGAGGTCGTGTGAATGCATAGGCATTTTACATGACAGTTTATTCAGGCAACGCTATACTAAACGAGAAAAACTGCTAAAGGAGTGCTTTTAAATGAACTATGTAACACTGAACAATGGCGTGAAAATGCCACAGCTTGGCTTTGGAGTTTGGCAGGTTGGAGATGAAGAAGCAACTGCAGCAGTAGCGAAAGCACTTGAAGTTGGTTATAAAAGCATCGACACAGCAATGATTTATAAAAATGAAGCCGGCGTCGGCAAAGCAATCAAAGAAGCAAACGTGAACAGAGAAGATTTGTTCATTACAACAAAAGTCTGGAACTCCGATCAAGGTTTCGACAACACAATTGCAGCTTTTGAAGCGAGTCTTGAACGTCTTGGTCTTGAATACGTGGATCTTTATCTTATCCACTGGCCGACACCGCAGTACGATGAGTACGTGGATACATTCAAAGCATTAGAAAAACTTTACAAAGACGGTCGCGTGAAAGCAATCGGCGTATGTAACTTCGAAATCGAGCATTTGGAGCGTCTATTGAAAGAAACAGAGATCGTGCCAGTCTTGAACCAAGTGGAGTGCCACCCGTACTTGGCGCAAAACGAACTAAAAGACTTCTGTAAAAAGCATGATATCTTTGTAGAAGCATGGAGCCCGCTTGATCAGGGCGGCGATGTTCTTAAGGATGAAGTTGTGACAGCAATTGCTGAAAAGCTTGGTAAAACAGCTGCACAAGTTGTGCTTCGCTGGCACCTTCAGAATGACACAATCGTCATTCCGAAATCTGTAACGCCATCCCGTATCGAAGAGAACTTCCAAGTATTCGACTTCGAGCTTTCTGCAGAGGATATGGATGCAATCAATAAATTGGATTCAGGCCGCCGTAAAGGTGCACATCCAAATGATATGAATAAACGATAAGTGAGAAAGAGCGCCGAAATGGCGCTCTTTTTTTGCGTTGACAGTTATAGGGGGAAGTGATTGTATGGATGTAGAAATATGAGTGTAGGAAGGACTGGATTATGTATTGTCAGACATCATCGGTTTTATCATAATCATTTTGATTTTCGCGGTGCTGGTTAAATTCAGGGTGATTAGGATAGTTAGTAAGAATGGATATAAGTATAAGCAAACGAAGCACGAGTTAAATCTTACTTATAAGAAATTCAACGGTTTCGATTACTATTATTTTAAATTCAACCAAGGCAAGCTGATAACACTCTCTTATGATGTGGAAGTCCAGGAAGGAGAACTGATATTGGAATGGCA
Coding sequences within it:
- a CDS encoding thiazole synthase codes for the protein MLQIADKTFASRLLLGTGKYPSFEVQVEAVDISKAEILTFAVRRMDIFEPSQPNFLEQLDLEKYSLLPNTAGAKTAEEAVRIAKLAKASGLCDMVKVEVIGCDRTLLPDPVETLRASEMLLEEGFIVLPYTSDDVVLAKRLVDLGVHAIMPGASPIGSGKGIINPFNLRMIIEQSSVPVIVDAGIGSPKDAAYAMELGADGVLLNTAVSGAADPVRMAYAMKLAIEAGRLGFEAGRIPEKNYAVASSPNEGLFT
- a CDS encoding ThiF family adenylyltransferase, with protein sequence MKDRYRKQELFIGKDGQAQVENGKIVLIGMGALGSASAEMLVRAGIGELMLIDRDYVEFHNLQRQQLYTEQDAAAYLPKASAAKERLQAINQQVTLHTVIENVDYHNIERLIEDADVIVDATDNFETRLIVNDAALKHGIPYLYGACVGSYGITYPVLADKDTPCLHCLLEQLPQQSETCDTAGIISPIVQWVAAMQVTQALRILCGQEVKAELCAFDIWTGDYTRVDVKNLRNSSCPSCGTHAVLPFLNGSSQTRLDVLCGREAVHIRPSAKKSLNLRALSEEWVCAVDQITVNEYLLAFQYKGHRFVLFADGRAIIHGVADISRARSLYDSLVG
- a CDS encoding homoserine dehydrogenase — its product is MTAVKIGLIGYGTVGSAVGRTIRSHQENLQTIFGKEVHVAGVLVREKKKYAQQVTDALLTDDADELFSISDLDVIIEASVGIEPAFSYLTEAIQHGCHIITANKELIASRGAELKQLAKDKGVRLEYEAAVAGGVPVIGTLKQLLHINHVVKVEAILNGTSNFILTEMSDKGLPFGEALRLAQEAGFAEADPANDVDGWDAFYKLMVLSDLLFEAQPFWEKVTRRGIRSVSSQDIRAAAEQGWKIKHVATLENAGGEVTASVEPVILTAAHPLYSVDGVDNAVCVEGDLVGKLKLQGPGAGALPTASAIVEDLANLVHQRKEISVKREIKFTEKREAVPYVHLPSGETVLLHGENVASDGRYYRLAARAQAKAEA
- a CDS encoding zinc ribbon domain-containing protein — protein: MVACPSCGHNNTEGSKFCENCGAALQGQTAAGHTQQEAVSSGESAKANEYLEVTKQASLSFFHYFADVIKHPFSSGKRYGVSNLTNSIITMILFAVFLGLTVYIGMKNLLKEISTVPLFGDMLSADELDIELSFVEFAIKPFIFFAFFVFVVAVLVFAASKLSKIETSFKSIIVRYGSYLIPFLGLVALGFLLALVNINLFLWFTTIGFVGTFFIVPVLVLVSLYRDSRSGLDIVYSSLFVTICTMIVLYIAQRMYLEELIEQMEELMNQFSIF
- a CDS encoding zinc-ribbon domain-containing protein, producing the protein MKFCKECGKELKPGAQFCNNCGTSASGTPTPQRQQQTAPKKKMSKKNKIILASVIAVLIILFVGYKTGEAMTSKDKVIDEFETALAEKDAKKLAKVLTTDDKELKIDEDSVQGLIAYYNENPEELDILVADMRSQTEETVAYATGPIHLSKDGKKLLLYDNYEINVQPYYITLATAYKDTVLKVDGKEVGQADADDFEKTYGPFVPGTHEVSAELTHDMIEMAATESMDLYSEDTNPYSDLQVEGSITEDTRKQIMDQINAVGDQLANAKAAKDTSLLKDAGKPFKQMVQDEIDSLDSWDYSYEGSYLSSEFDLDTFNVTKLDTGWAVTADVSQMFNEAEIYDGASTELEEQSHELNYVMIYDEKAKKWQAYDADYNYFSSIGENTEIVENKKPTLYEADGSSKSDETKTADSSAEGDIPDTAVTLMDNYLYGLIDAINYDSFSSVSPYMAEGSALYESQQTLVDNLTSKSITESLDDYEITSYEEDGDSATITTKETITISYSDGTSEQQDYDWTYTAEKSGDDWKLTNIE
- a CDS encoding GNAT family N-acetyltransferase produces the protein MKIRKLHPTETPPMDLLLEADPSKTKIEAYLRSGSSFIAEIGNQISGIYVLLQTRSDTAEVVNISVREADQGKGVGKKLIHHAIGQARIQGYTKLEVGTGNSSIDQIAFYQKCGFRMKTIEHDFFLRHYEEPIFENGIQCRDMVRFDYNL
- a CDS encoding universal stress protein codes for the protein MYKKIVVAIDGSDHSFLAAEHAIQLAKLQPGTHVEGIQVLDYEKTKADVLHSTDPIQLQSKRDEKLQRFRDAFEAASIHYKLIMKHGEPVPMILEHARDTRADLIIMGSRGLNPLQEIVLGSVSSRVAKRAKCSVMIVKYLP
- a CDS encoding ABC transporter permease produces the protein MHTIWQLTKRSNRLYFRDKTAVFMSLLTTGIIIVLYLLFLADVTTDSAQQAAQGAAGMKELMQSWLLAGIIVVISLTVTLSVLGTMIEDAASNQLHALLITPITRTQLVIGYLLSAWLIAVLFSVGALLLAQSYFWLTDKPTVSWNSLLLAIVLIMLITFSSAAFLFAITVLIRSRKSFSSMGTLVGTLSGFLLGIYIPIGQLPVFVQEITKFFPPTYGVAALRDVLMQPAMETTFAGAPAPILDEFKETFGLQITLFDAAAQTPVIISILLLTGVIFLSIGVWMRSVRL
- a CDS encoding ABC transporter ATP-binding protein; translated protein: MKIIRIKNLTKSYGKFKAVDDISFDVEKGHLFAFLGVNGAGKSTTIHMIATRLQQSKGSIFVDGFQAGKNDAEIRKRIGLVFQDNVLDDVLTVKENLDMWGRFYGLSKNETQKSISWVTETLQLEPILIKQFRQLSGGQKRRAEIARALLHRPAILFLDEPTTGLDPQTRVDVWKTIASLQQQLQMTVFLTTHYMEEAAEADQIVVIDKGRIKAQGTPAELKRLYASDTLRLQVNDNELTVRYLGEHRYSYSLKNDFFQILVSNSLQAYHILRDLEGIVTDFELIKGSLDDVFINLVKENIHAHNLAADKAL
- a CDS encoding DUF3021 family protein, which translates into the protein MMKTFVSFIQSWGIMFMFSILATSIYIYLFIGNSTMDIALVPQNLLITFVLTWIQILILGRANESNIFTRSLLFLFVVLGTFTGSAALFGWFDTSNWKLLALLFALVIFIYIVLWIIYRLIHSVEAKQLNEELANYKRKKAGANENN
- a CDS encoding LytTR family DNA-binding domain-containing protein; this encodes MKITIQEDDNCLETEVQITCRQTDSRILELAKILSASSKERLSGERNGEVHLLQPDSIYYIESVDNSVFLYDKNAVYQSSLKLYQIEESHFSPDLIRISKSVIVNLSKVEKLKPALGRKLTATLTNGEKVMISRQYVPQLKHKLGIGKEE